From a single Lentisphaera profundi genomic region:
- a CDS encoding enolase C-terminal domain-like protein — translation MSQTITKITTHDTRFPLGPGAGSDAVHIDAVYSYAVCQLHTEGKTKGIGLAFTVGAGNELVCQAIEFLAKELVGRDLDELMAEFGEVQRKMSNHTQYRWVGPHKGVVQLALAAITNACFDLWAKERGVPLWKLLLDLNTEDTIALLDFSYIEDALTKDEARAILNSHAIDRHKRESILTENYQGYDTSIGWFNYSDQKVRDNIKKSMDAGFTSMKLKVGSPDHERDLRRAFMVRECAGDNATVMLDCNQQWQMQESIEFMMKAKGMNPYWIEEPTHPDDILGHQTLARAISPIKIACGEHVPNRIIFKNYLQSNAMHFNQVDAVRVGGISEFLVISLMSRKFNIPVVPHVGDMGQIHQHLVLFNHIAMGHEALFLEHIPHLQQHFVNPCQIVDGRYITPQDIGASSDLKCLQNQTICEVN, via the coding sequence ATGTCTCAAACCATTACAAAAATCACCACTCATGATACTCGTTTCCCACTCGGTCCTGGAGCAGGCAGTGATGCAGTACACATCGATGCAGTCTATTCCTATGCGGTATGCCAACTGCATACAGAAGGTAAAACTAAAGGTATAGGGCTTGCTTTCACCGTGGGAGCCGGTAATGAACTGGTTTGCCAAGCAATTGAGTTTTTGGCCAAAGAATTAGTAGGTCGTGACCTCGATGAGCTGATGGCGGAATTCGGAGAAGTTCAGCGAAAAATGTCTAATCACACTCAGTATCGTTGGGTGGGGCCCCATAAGGGAGTGGTACAACTGGCATTGGCAGCGATTACTAATGCCTGTTTTGATCTCTGGGCGAAAGAGCGCGGCGTACCGCTTTGGAAGCTCTTATTAGATCTCAATACAGAAGATACCATTGCTTTACTCGACTTTTCTTATATAGAAGATGCGCTCACAAAAGATGAAGCTCGAGCCATTCTCAATAGTCACGCAATAGACCGTCATAAACGTGAAAGTATTTTGACGGAGAATTATCAAGGCTATGATACCTCAATTGGTTGGTTCAATTATAGTGATCAAAAAGTTCGCGATAACATAAAAAAGAGTATGGATGCGGGTTTCACGTCAATGAAGCTCAAAGTTGGCTCACCTGATCACGAGCGTGATTTGCGTCGTGCCTTTATGGTCCGAGAATGTGCGGGTGATAACGCCACGGTGATGCTCGATTGTAATCAGCAGTGGCAGATGCAAGAGTCCATTGAGTTTATGATGAAAGCCAAGGGCATGAATCCTTACTGGATTGAAGAGCCGACACATCCAGATGACATTTTGGGTCATCAAACTTTAGCGCGTGCGATCTCACCGATCAAAATTGCCTGTGGTGAACACGTACCAAATCGAATTATCTTCAAAAATTATCTTCAATCAAACGCCATGCATTTCAATCAGGTAGATGCAGTGCGAGTTGGCGGTATTTCAGAATTTTTAGTCATTTCGCTTATGAGCCGTAAGTTTAATATCCCCGTTGTTCCACATGTGGGCGACATGGGGCAGATTCATCAGCATTTGGTTTTATTCAATCATATTGCAATGGGCCATGAAGCGCTCTTCCTCGAGCATATTCCACACTTGCAACAGCATTTCGTTAATCCGTGTCAGATTGTTGATGGCCGTTATATCACTCCTCAAGATATCGGCGCTAGTAGCGATCTAAAATGTCTTCAAAATCAAACTATTTGCGAAGTGAACTAA
- a CDS encoding sodium:solute symporter, with translation MDKAIEINPNSEAVNSIGGIDISIIILYVIGIIAVGCWAGMRNKNKEESAKDYFLAGGTLKWPAIGLALFATNISTVHLVSLAEAGFTSGLLNGNYEWMAVFTLIILGVFFAPFYIRSKVTTLPDFLEKRYSRSSRDWLAVMSVVSAVTIHISFALFTGALVLKGMFGFPMLYSVIGVSILTGIYTVVGGLKAVVVTESIQTIVLLLGACAVTYFCWDKVGGWDEMVANIKPEQLSMLKTEGDSPWYAFFLGFPVLGIWYWCADQTIVQRVLGAKDENHARVGAIFAGFIKILPVFIFILPGLMFYAMIQQGTIAESAMPTKMVDGKSVIDAGQTYAVMIRELLPVGLKGVVAAALLSALMSTVSGALNSISTLVSYDIYKRFNPEVSDRSLVTVGRIACVLATLISIVISLQLDRFGSIIEGLNTLIGYIAAPITAVFVTGVFWGKASAKSATTTLAFGFVVSLFLMIFSFTGTTIPVWSDIPFLMQAFYLWVFYTIIIIVMSTIQPHVHTEESKKLYWKTPFEALQGEAWKGIGNYKFLSGLLCTIMAILYYNFR, from the coding sequence ATGGATAAAGCAATCGAAATCAACCCCAATTCCGAAGCTGTAAATAGCATTGGTGGCATTGATATAAGCATCATCATTCTCTATGTTATTGGGATTATTGCCGTTGGTTGTTGGGCAGGTATGCGCAATAAGAATAAAGAGGAATCTGCGAAGGATTATTTCCTTGCGGGGGGAACGCTCAAATGGCCCGCAATTGGTCTTGCGCTCTTCGCAACCAATATCTCAACAGTGCATTTAGTATCCTTGGCGGAGGCAGGTTTCACTTCTGGCTTACTCAATGGTAACTATGAATGGATGGCCGTATTTACCTTGATTATTCTAGGTGTCTTTTTTGCCCCTTTTTATATTCGTTCGAAAGTAACGACTTTACCTGATTTTCTTGAAAAGCGTTACTCGCGTTCTAGCCGTGACTGGTTAGCCGTGATGTCAGTGGTATCTGCCGTGACGATTCATATTTCTTTTGCTTTGTTTACGGGAGCCCTCGTACTCAAAGGAATGTTTGGCTTTCCGATGTTATACAGTGTGATCGGGGTCTCGATTCTCACAGGTATTTATACGGTTGTGGGTGGTTTGAAAGCGGTGGTAGTCACCGAATCAATTCAAACAATTGTACTGCTTCTCGGTGCTTGTGCAGTGACTTATTTCTGCTGGGATAAAGTCGGCGGTTGGGATGAAATGGTAGCCAACATTAAACCTGAGCAATTGAGCATGTTAAAGACTGAGGGTGATAGCCCTTGGTATGCCTTCTTCTTGGGCTTTCCCGTCTTAGGGATTTGGTATTGGTGTGCGGATCAAACGATTGTACAACGTGTTCTGGGTGCGAAGGATGAGAACCATGCACGAGTGGGTGCCATTTTTGCTGGATTCATTAAAATTTTACCAGTGTTTATTTTTATTCTTCCCGGCCTGATGTTTTACGCGATGATTCAACAAGGCACGATTGCGGAGTCCGCAATGCCGACCAAGATGGTCGATGGCAAATCTGTCATCGATGCAGGGCAAACTTATGCGGTAATGATTCGCGAGCTTCTTCCTGTAGGATTAAAAGGCGTCGTTGCCGCCGCTTTATTATCAGCACTTATGAGTACGGTTTCAGGAGCTTTAAACTCTATTTCAACACTTGTGAGTTATGATATTTATAAACGCTTTAATCCGGAAGTCAGTGATCGTAGTTTAGTGACAGTAGGGCGTATCGCTTGTGTTTTAGCCACTCTTATATCTATCGTGATTTCACTACAGTTGGATAGATTTGGTAGTATTATTGAAGGTCTTAATACACTGATTGGTTACATCGCTGCTCCTATTACTGCAGTGTTTGTGACGGGAGTCTTCTGGGGAAAAGCTTCCGCTAAATCAGCTACAACTACACTGGCCTTTGGCTTTGTGGTTTCATTATTCTTGATGATCTTCAGCTTCACGGGAACAACGATTCCAGTTTGGAGTGATATACCCTTCCTAATGCAGGCCTTTTATCTATGGGTGTTCTATACAATTATTATCATTGTGATGTCGACCATTCAGCCGCATGTTCACACCGAAGAGAGTAAAAAACTTTACTGGAAAACGCCCTTTGAAGCCCTTCAAGGAGAAGCCTGGAAAGGCATTGGCAATTATAAATTCCTCAGTGGCCTCTTATGTACTATTATGGCTATTTTGTATTATAACTTTCGATAA
- a CDS encoding L-rhamnose mutarotase: protein MKKMITSAFALAALASCSSQKPSASENTEPTKVAAIYGATNPKVSEDTQCIRYFGSVVELKGEKEKLYRELHADVWAEVIAAIAKANIRNYHIYLTELQGKKYLFSYFEYHGKDMDKDFESMAEDKTTREKWWPITDDCQQRIPGTAEDSQWMNLESLMHIK, encoded by the coding sequence ATGAAAAAAATGATTACTTCAGCCTTTGCACTAGCCGCCTTAGCGTCTTGTAGCTCACAAAAACCTTCTGCTTCAGAAAACACCGAGCCGACTAAGGTGGCGGCTATCTATGGTGCCACTAACCCCAAAGTGAGTGAAGATACTCAATGCATCCGCTACTTTGGCTCAGTGGTAGAACTCAAAGGGGAGAAAGAAAAGCTCTATCGAGAACTTCATGCGGATGTTTGGGCTGAAGTCATTGCGGCGATCGCAAAAGCCAATATTCGTAATTATCACATTTATCTGACTGAACTCCAGGGCAAAAAGTATCTCTTTAGTTACTTCGAGTATCATGGTAAAGATATGGATAAAGACTTTGAAAGTATGGCAGAGGATAAAACGACTAGAGAAAAATGGTGGCCGATTACTGATGACTGCCAGCAACGTATCCCGGGAACAGCAGAAGACTCCCAATGGATGAACCTTGAATCATTAATGCACATAAAATAA
- a CDS encoding sulfatase family protein, with product MKNKFSKFTLTSLLTLSSSVLFAESKPNVIVILADDMGKDSVSAFNPNLGFKTPRIDSLVGQGMSFSDAHSGSAVCTPTRYGLLTGRYSWRSRLKSYIVPIWDGALIEKGRMTIGSMLQKEGYHTSCIGKWHLGMDWTFKASAMIPLGNRKALKKLAVQGIDWTQPIKNGPNDRGFDYHFGDDTINWPPFAFIENDRIIGTPDPKTFKTNDENWAENKVLPTITAKAVDYITTQAKSDKPFFLYFPMTSPHSPIAPAEGFLGKSGISPYVDFVIETDHRIGQIIDAVDQAGIAENTIIILTADNGTSITFPSKDGSLKKGVNFNNSYRGAKSDIWEGGHNVPFIVRWPKEIKAGSSNQTPICLTDIMATIADINAIEVPVNAAEDSVSILPALQGKTLDRGAIINHSISGKFAIRKGKWKLAFCSGSGGWSLKDNEATKQGLPDVQLYNLEQDPKETTNLINQNPELVKELTKQLHSMISKGRTTPGADQSNVGETWLPEL from the coding sequence ATGAAAAATAAATTTTCAAAATTCACTTTAACGTCACTCTTGACTCTAAGTAGCAGCGTACTTTTTGCGGAAAGTAAACCCAATGTCATTGTCATCTTAGCGGATGATATGGGGAAAGACTCAGTTTCAGCATTTAATCCTAATTTGGGTTTTAAAACTCCACGTATAGATTCATTAGTCGGGCAGGGGATGAGCTTTAGCGATGCCCATTCGGGCTCAGCGGTTTGTACTCCCACACGCTATGGATTACTGACGGGACGTTATTCCTGGCGTTCGCGTCTCAAGAGCTATATCGTCCCTATATGGGATGGAGCGCTTATTGAAAAAGGTCGCATGACGATTGGCTCCATGCTTCAAAAAGAAGGTTATCATACATCCTGTATTGGCAAGTGGCATTTGGGAATGGATTGGACTTTCAAAGCCTCCGCAATGATTCCTCTTGGCAACAGAAAAGCTTTAAAAAAGCTTGCGGTTCAAGGCATTGACTGGACTCAGCCGATCAAAAATGGACCCAATGATCGCGGTTTTGATTATCATTTTGGGGATGACACAATCAACTGGCCACCCTTTGCCTTCATTGAGAATGACCGAATTATTGGAACACCAGATCCTAAGACTTTTAAAACAAACGATGAAAATTGGGCCGAGAATAAAGTTCTTCCGACCATTACCGCCAAAGCAGTCGACTATATCACGACACAAGCCAAAAGTGATAAGCCTTTCTTCCTTTACTTTCCCATGACTTCTCCGCATAGCCCAATTGCTCCTGCAGAAGGCTTCCTCGGTAAGAGTGGCATTTCACCCTATGTTGATTTTGTGATCGAAACTGACCATAGGATCGGTCAAATTATTGATGCAGTTGATCAGGCGGGTATCGCCGAAAATACGATTATTATTCTTACTGCGGATAATGGAACTTCGATCACATTCCCAAGCAAAGATGGTAGCTTGAAGAAAGGAGTGAACTTCAACAATTCTTACCGCGGTGCTAAATCAGATATCTGGGAAGGTGGACATAATGTGCCTTTCATCGTGCGCTGGCCTAAGGAAATCAAAGCTGGTTCAAGTAACCAAACTCCGATCTGCTTAACCGATATCATGGCAACTATTGCAGATATTAACGCTATCGAAGTGCCTGTAAATGCGGCAGAAGATAGTGTCAGTATACTTCCGGCACTGCAAGGCAAAACACTTGATCGAGGTGCAATCATTAATCACTCAATTTCAGGAAAATTTGCCATCCGAAAAGGAAAGTGGAAACTCGCTTTTTGTTCCGGCTCAGGCGGTTGGTCTTTAAAGGATAATGAAGCCACAAAGCAAGGTCTTCCAGACGTGCAGCTCTATAACCTTGAACAAGATCCCAAAGAAACGACAAACCTAATAAATCAAAACCCCGAGCTCGTCAAAGAACTCACCAAGCAGCTTCACAGCATGATTTCTAAAGGACGTACGACTCCTGGTGCAGATCAATCAAACGTTGGTGAAACGTGGCTGCCTGAACTTTAA
- a CDS encoding arylsulfatase: MKKIVLLSLLFMPCLIQAKQPNVIIIITDDHGYGDIAAHGNPVIKTPGLDKLHSESLRFTNFHVDPTCAPTRGALMSGKYSHRARVWHTILGGNSMRAGQTIMPELFKNSGYNTVMFGKWHLGANYPYRPIDRGFDEWLGSGNGGTGTTDDYFTNDRVNDHYLHNGEWEYHEGFAPDVFFGAARKFIKTKGKEKPFFMYLATYVPHGPYTLPDQDLTTAYQQELTEKFGEIQAKKIAYYYASIGVVDKNVGLLRQTLKEEGLDKDTILIFMSDNGATSGRVVFNAGMKGGKGSVSDGGHRVPFFIHWPAGNIQHGSDVPALNAHFDVLPTLVDLLDLEVPNKLDIDGRSFKKQLFTPQLELPARTLFVETQRTVLPEKWSKTVAMTKRWRLIDNKNLYDIKADPGQEKNLFAEYPEVVQQLREDFENYWEHVSPNDREATVTTIGHPNDKETFLSSEDWYVKGAAWNHGTASRGSKVYGPWFVKAHTKGRYQFELRRWPEEVDTPISGVPILDKSVDAWDEKGAKPTLIYSGEKNPFKALPVKFMKLTMGSLSKIIAIDDKTTHSLFEFELENQQYELKAEMLDGNKKVIAGAYYVYCRKL, encoded by the coding sequence ATGAAAAAAATAGTTTTATTAAGCCTTTTATTCATGCCCTGTTTAATTCAGGCCAAGCAGCCTAATGTCATTATAATTATTACTGACGATCACGGGTATGGTGATATTGCCGCACACGGTAATCCAGTCATTAAAACGCCGGGATTAGACAAACTGCACTCTGAATCTTTACGTTTCACCAATTTTCATGTGGACCCAACTTGTGCTCCGACTCGTGGAGCCCTGATGTCGGGGAAATATTCACACCGTGCTAGAGTCTGGCACACTATCCTCGGAGGGAATAGCATGCGTGCTGGCCAGACTATTATGCCGGAGCTGTTTAAGAACTCTGGATATAATACAGTCATGTTTGGCAAGTGGCATCTTGGTGCTAATTATCCATATCGGCCTATAGATCGTGGTTTTGATGAATGGCTTGGTTCCGGCAATGGCGGAACGGGAACAACTGATGATTACTTCACAAATGATCGTGTAAATGATCACTACCTACATAATGGTGAGTGGGAATATCACGAAGGTTTTGCGCCGGACGTTTTTTTTGGTGCCGCGCGGAAATTTATTAAAACTAAGGGTAAAGAAAAGCCTTTTTTCATGTACCTCGCCACTTATGTTCCGCATGGACCTTATACACTTCCAGATCAAGATCTTACTACTGCCTATCAACAAGAACTGACTGAAAAATTCGGTGAAATCCAGGCTAAGAAAATTGCCTACTACTACGCCAGTATTGGAGTTGTTGACAAGAATGTAGGCCTCTTACGTCAAACGTTAAAAGAAGAAGGACTCGATAAAGACACCATTTTAATCTTCATGAGCGATAACGGAGCTACCAGTGGACGAGTAGTCTTCAATGCGGGCATGAAAGGAGGCAAGGGATCTGTTTCTGATGGCGGCCACCGTGTTCCCTTTTTCATTCACTGGCCAGCGGGAAATATCCAGCATGGTAGCGATGTCCCTGCACTCAACGCCCATTTTGATGTCTTGCCTACTTTAGTTGATTTACTTGATCTAGAAGTGCCCAATAAATTGGATATTGATGGACGAAGCTTCAAAAAACAGCTTTTTACTCCGCAGCTCGAGCTTCCCGCAAGGACCCTTTTTGTAGAAACTCAACGCACAGTTTTACCTGAGAAGTGGTCAAAAACGGTCGCCATGACAAAGCGCTGGAGATTAATAGATAATAAAAATCTCTATGATATCAAAGCCGACCCAGGTCAAGAAAAAAACCTTTTTGCTGAATACCCTGAAGTCGTACAGCAACTTCGGGAGGATTTTGAAAATTACTGGGAACACGTCAGTCCAAATGATCGGGAAGCCACGGTTACGACCATTGGTCATCCAAATGACAAAGAAACCTTCCTCAGCTCTGAAGACTGGTATGTGAAAGGTGCGGCATGGAATCATGGCACGGCCTCCAGAGGCAGTAAAGTATACGGCCCATGGTTTGTGAAAGCTCATACAAAAGGGCGCTATCAGTTTGAATTGCGCCGCTGGCCGGAAGAAGTCGATACACCCATCTCCGGAGTACCGATTCTAGATAAATCTGTCGATGCTTGGGATGAAAAAGGCGCCAAACCTACACTCATTTATTCAGGGGAGAAAAATCCTTTTAAAGCGCTCCCGGTTAAATTTATGAAACTAACAATGGGGAGTTTAAGCAAAATCATTGCTATTGATGATAAAACAACTCACAGTCTTTTTGAGTTTGAACTAGAGAATCAGCAGTATGAACTTAAAGCCGAGATGCTCGATGGCAATAAAAAAGTCATTGCTGGAGCTTATTACGTCTACTGCCGTAAATTATAA
- a CDS encoding Gfo/Idh/MocA family protein, with protein MSLNFQPQMPKKKFQIIIIGAGGIVRDSHLPAYKKAGFEVAGIFDLNQEAAQKLANEFAITQAFTSLEAAIEASDENTVWDMALPASVIMKVLEQLPDSSHLLIQKPMGENIEEAQVILDCVKRKKIQGGINFQLRYAPLAIGARDLLEQGALGDLLDMEIKVTCHTPWGLWDFLKGLPRMEILYHSIHYVDLVRSFMGEPKRILAHTVGHPDTEGIASTRTCIIMEYAKNKRAIINTNHDHKFGPELMESYVKWEGTQGAIKAQIGVNMDYPKGRPDYFRYCLLSENDTPTWKEEELPGTWFPDAFIGPMADLMRLKNGEINSMPTSFEDAFQTMNCVEKAYGSTE; from the coding sequence ATGTCCCTGAATTTCCAGCCACAAATGCCAAAGAAGAAATTCCAGATCATTATTATTGGTGCGGGAGGAATTGTGCGTGACTCGCATTTACCCGCCTATAAAAAAGCGGGCTTTGAAGTCGCTGGGATCTTTGATCTCAATCAAGAAGCCGCTCAAAAGCTAGCTAATGAATTTGCTATAACACAGGCCTTCACAAGTCTAGAAGCTGCAATTGAAGCCTCCGATGAAAATACCGTTTGGGATATGGCCTTGCCGGCATCAGTCATTATGAAAGTCCTGGAACAGCTTCCAGATAGTTCCCATCTTTTGATTCAAAAACCCATGGGTGAAAATATTGAAGAGGCGCAAGTTATTCTCGATTGCGTGAAGCGCAAAAAGATTCAGGGGGGCATCAATTTTCAGTTGCGTTATGCTCCTCTAGCCATTGGGGCTCGTGATCTCTTAGAACAAGGTGCACTCGGAGATTTACTCGATATGGAAATCAAAGTCACCTGCCATACTCCCTGGGGACTCTGGGACTTCTTGAAAGGCTTACCGCGTATGGAAATTCTTTATCATAGTATTCATTATGTGGATTTAGTTCGTTCCTTCATGGGTGAACCTAAACGAATTTTGGCTCACACAGTAGGACATCCTGATACCGAGGGAATTGCCTCGACCCGTACTTGTATCATTATGGAATATGCTAAAAATAAACGAGCCATTATTAACACCAATCACGATCATAAATTCGGTCCTGAACTGATGGAGAGTTATGTCAAATGGGAAGGGACTCAGGGGGCAATCAAAGCTCAAATCGGAGTTAATATGGATTACCCCAAGGGACGTCCAGATTATTTCCGTTACTGCTTACTCTCAGAAAATGATACACCCACTTGGAAAGAAGAAGAACTTCCCGGCACTTGGTTTCCCGATGCTTTTATCGGTCCCATGGCGGACCTCATGCGTCTTAAGAATGGCGAGATAAACTCGATGCCCACATCATTCGAAGATGCGTTTCAAACAATGAACTGCGTCGAAAAAGCTTATGGTTCCACCGAATAG
- a CDS encoding ComEC/Rec2 family competence protein codes for MSIDCHAYPLERAFWSFIAGLMIFLSFQNCALIYKLIFLSILCTLFIYKKSYRLLFPLFLGLAWGFFFQQSPPDHFHSMGGKLEASIIDKQIVNGHTSRREIQININSFESHGGLHLSNFKALFIKPKDTLFNYNDQLITTGSLIPLVSSLDHESGYINHLHQQGFYWKFIPNSPEDIQINPRACFNKSILKSRDQFLLRLSTQLNSEREYQILAAMLFGLKQELTSIQKDTLRKSGLMHIFAVSGLHVGIVSLIILLLMRLFCIPVWWRFSLLPLLLIPYLIMTGIPASALRAWIMISVWSIGICLKKSSVSLNSLYCAAFVILLINPNELLLVGFQFSFLVIFALLLSMDKLDRFCEILDEKIQWGLPFSYHRHHLKNKFIKAFGITVVAYLSSLAMNIYLSANTNPFSLAINLICIFLAAPLISCALLSSVFTPLIPLLKVFTGFFAGLASLSAQFSLKLGTLSGLHCLLYTAIFLLILRLRIKSRLQVRLIAVLIFCFLILLQIKPKEDSIIIFRSSGQEQLCLVLFKDDESLLVNASDFQSSSFIIKKLDERAINKSSILICDNRKNSSLGCLSLLNKKRLHSLSFLNPRTTPTQFQKYLQQIAFDNDCPLYFDLPRQSKITKISDQCFLWNDYKISLTRPNPGRINLKITKNNWKLERSFLIANFHQVETYPLK; via the coding sequence ATGTCTATTGACTGCCACGCTTATCCATTGGAACGAGCTTTTTGGTCATTTATTGCTGGGCTTATGATTTTTCTTTCCTTTCAAAATTGTGCGCTGATCTATAAGTTAATTTTTCTAAGCATTCTTTGTACACTTTTCATTTATAAAAAATCCTATCGCCTACTATTCCCTCTTTTCTTAGGTCTTGCTTGGGGCTTTTTCTTTCAACAAAGTCCACCTGATCATTTTCACTCCATGGGCGGAAAGCTCGAAGCTTCTATTATTGATAAACAAATCGTTAATGGTCATACTTCCCGTAGAGAAATTCAAATAAATATCAATTCATTTGAAAGTCATGGGGGACTTCATCTCAGTAATTTTAAAGCTCTCTTTATCAAACCAAAAGACACTTTATTCAACTACAATGATCAGCTCATCACTACAGGATCTTTAATTCCTCTGGTGAGTTCACTGGATCATGAATCAGGCTATATTAATCATTTACATCAACAGGGTTTTTATTGGAAATTCATTCCCAACTCACCGGAAGATATTCAGATAAATCCCCGGGCTTGCTTTAATAAATCAATTTTAAAATCTCGTGACCAATTTTTACTCCGTCTCAGCACTCAACTGAATTCTGAGCGTGAATACCAAATACTTGCCGCCATGCTTTTTGGCTTGAAGCAAGAGCTTACAAGCATCCAAAAAGACACCCTTAGGAAATCTGGCCTGATGCATATTTTCGCGGTCTCAGGTTTGCATGTAGGTATCGTTTCGCTCATTATTTTATTACTCATGCGCCTATTCTGTATCCCCGTTTGGTGGCGCTTTTCTCTACTGCCACTTTTGCTTATCCCCTACTTAATCATGACTGGGATCCCCGCATCCGCATTGCGTGCCTGGATCATGATTTCTGTTTGGTCCATCGGCATTTGCCTCAAAAAAAGTAGCGTCAGTCTTAATAGTCTTTATTGTGCCGCTTTTGTGATTCTTCTCATCAATCCAAATGAACTCTTATTAGTGGGTTTCCAATTTTCTTTTCTGGTGATTTTTGCACTCTTATTAAGCATGGATAAACTGGATCGTTTTTGCGAAATTCTCGACGAAAAAATTCAGTGGGGGCTGCCTTTTTCTTATCACCGCCATCATTTAAAAAACAAATTCATTAAGGCCTTTGGTATTACTGTCGTCGCCTATCTCAGTTCTCTTGCAATGAATATTTACCTCTCCGCCAATACCAACCCCTTTTCTTTAGCCATCAACTTAATCTGTATTTTTCTTGCCGCTCCACTCATTTCTTGTGCTTTGCTGAGCTCAGTCTTCACTCCCTTAATCCCCCTACTCAAAGTGTTTACCGGATTCTTTGCGGGCTTAGCAAGTTTGAGTGCTCAGTTCTCCCTTAAACTAGGAACACTCTCAGGCCTTCATTGCCTGCTCTACACCGCCATCTTCCTCTTGATTTTACGTCTCCGCATTAAGTCCCGGCTGCAAGTTCGCTTGATTGCGGTGCTTATTTTTTGCTTCTTAATCCTACTGCAAATAAAGCCCAAAGAAGATTCCATCATTATTTTTCGTTCTTCAGGACAAGAACAATTGTGCTTAGTTCTTTTCAAAGATGACGAGTCCTTATTAGTCAATGCCAGTGATTTTCAGAGCTCGAGCTTCATCATCAAAAAACTCGATGAGCGAGCCATTAATAAAAGCTCCATACTCATTTGCGATAATCGCAAAAATTCTTCTTTGGGTTGTTTATCCCTACTCAATAAAAAGCGCCTTCATTCACTGAGTTTTCTTAATCCAAGGACGACGCCTACTCAATTCCAAAAATATCTGCAGCAAATAGCCTTTGATAATGATTGTCCACTCTATTTTGATTTACCTCGCCAGAGTAAAATCACCAAAATCAGTGATCAATGCTTTTTATGGAATGATTATAAAATCAGTTTAACTCGCCCCAATCCTGGCCGCATTAACTTGAAAATAACTAAAAATAACTGGAAGCTAGAAAGGTCCTTTCTCATCGCCAACTTCCATCAAGTCGAAACTTATCCGCTTAAATAA